From one Eleginops maclovinus isolate JMC-PN-2008 ecotype Puerto Natales chromosome 7, JC_Emac_rtc_rv5, whole genome shotgun sequence genomic stretch:
- the lrch1 gene encoding leucine-rich repeat and calponin homology domain-containing protein 1 isoform X2, giving the protein MATLGPESARPPPLAQLVSGIQAPLGNLPPSRGLERALEEAEASGSLSLSARKLKEFPRTANNHDLADTVEADLSKNRLSDVPSEVCHLVALESLSLYHNCIRTIPDSIISLQSLTSLNLSRNQLCSLPSCLCNLPLRVLNASNNKLVNLPEAIGQLHHLMELDISCNEITALPRHIGRLKALRELNVRRNLLCVLPEDLAALPLVKFDFSCNKVSTIPVCYRKMKQLQSLQLENNPLQSPPAQICIKGKVHIFKYLSMEACRSDKMPDALYLPVIERLSLTRAGAGSVEDMEQQRKQDSDSGVGSDNGDKRLSATEPSDEDSLSLNVPMSHITEEEGICKDDSSEHISSLTDSACNSVRLIEESPTEALKDQINYRDSALSTRFVNYIKGRTAADYDEPLRIEEDSHWPTDQMSKVTGGSMELDMIHQLKEAVELLQDPSRASTEHDDGSGVQLYPVEMVTVEESLNGQDSDDGVSTPKRHDRHPACGPPSFSSPVFGLKPRSAPPSLPCSPPTSCLAPFLLSQASPLHKDSAGQDGGVHGRVFLRSHKSLESVDPQFTIRRKMEQLREELELTEHLRDSIESRLKVVLPEDLGSSLMDGVVLCHLANHIRPRSVGSIHVPSPAVPKLSMAKCRRNVENFLEACRKIGVPQSSLCSPYDIIQCRLQPLSVTVLALVAFDTSPPERKREVAISSKGPAPSSSLVSVTTQTPPPSWQIWDLIGSSLLHVLCLLLLFLAYSWSELT; this is encoded by the exons acCTCTCGAAGAACAGACTGTCCGACGTCCCCTCAGAGGTCTGTCACCTGGTGGCTTTAGAGAGCCTCAGTCTCTACCACAACTGCATCAGGACCATCCCCGACTCCATCATCAGCCTGCAGTCCCTCACATCACTCAACcttag tcgTAACCAGCTGTGCTCGCTGCCCTCCTGTCTGTGTAATCTCCCTCTGAGGGTCTTGAACGCCTCCAACAACAAACTGGTGAATCTGCCCGAGGCCATCGGACAGCTGCACCACCTCATGGAGCTG gacatCAGCTGTAACGAGATCACGGCTCTTCCTCGTCACATCGGCAGACTCAAAGCTCTGAGAGAACTCAACGTGCGCAGGAACCTGCTCTGCGTCCTGCCGGAGG accTGGCTGCTCTCCCACTGGTGAAGTTCGACTTCTCCTGTAACAAAGTGTCCACCATCCCCGTCTGCTACAGGAAGATGAAGCAGCTTCAGTCTCTACAGCTGGAGAACAACCCTCTGCAGAGCCCCCctgcacag ATCTGCATTAAAGGTAAAGTGCACATCTTTAAGTACCTGAGCATGGAGGCGTGTCGCAGTGACAAGATGCCGGACGCTCTCTACCTGCCCGTCATCGAGAGACTCAGCCTCACACGGGCCGGCGCCGGCAG tgtggaGGACatggagcagcagaggaaacaggaCAGCGACTCCGGAGTCGGCAGCGACAACGGAGACAAAAGACTGTCTGCTACTGAG CCGTCGGATGAAGACAGTCTGAGTCTCAACGTCCCGATGAGCcacatcacagaggaggaggggatcTGTAAAGACGACTCCAGTGAACACATCAGTTCCCTcacag ACTCAGCCTGCAACTCGGTGCGTCTGATCGAGGAGAGTCCTACGGAGGCCCTGAAAGACCAAATCAACTACAGAGACTCGGCCCTCAGCACACGCTTCGTCAACTACATCAAG ggtcgGACAGCAGCAGACTATGACGAGCCTCTGAGGATAGAGGAAGACTCACACTGGCCCACAGATCAAAT GTCAAAGGTGACGGGGGGCAGCATGGAGCTGGATATGATCCACCAGCTGAAGGAGgctgtggagctgctgcaggatcCCAGCCG aGCGAGCACGGAGCATGACGATGGGTCTGGAGTTCAGCTCTACCCAGTGGAGATGGTCACTGTGGAGGAGTCTCTCAA TGGGCAGGACAGCGATGACGGCGTCAGCACACCGAAG cgACATGACAGACATCCGGCCTGCGGACCCCCGTCTTTCTCCAGCCCTGTGTTCGGACTTAAGCCCCGCTCAG CCCCACCCTCGCTGCCCTGCTCGCCACCTACTTCCTGTCTcgcccccttcctcctctcgcAGGCCTCCCCCCTCCATAAAGATTCAGCGGGTCAGGATGGAGGCGTCCACGGCCGCG TGTTCCTGAGGAGCCACAAGAGTCTGGAGTCGGTGGATCCTCAGTTCACGATCAGGAGGAAGATGGAGCAGCTGAGGGAAGAGCTGGAGCTCACCGAGCATCTGAGAGAC AGCATAGAGAGCCGTCTGAAGGTTGTTCTCCCTGAAGACCTGGGTTCCTCCCTGATGGACGGCGTGGTTCTCTGCCATCTGGCCAATCACATCCGCCCTCGCTCCGTGGGCAGCATCCACGTCCCCTCCCCCGCCGTG CCCAAACTCAGCATGGCCAAGTGTCGGAGAAATGTGGAGAACTTTCTGGAGGCCTGCAGGAAGATCGGGGTCCCACAG TCGTCCCTCTGCTCACCCTATGACATCATCCAGTGTCGCCTGCAGCCGCTCAGCGTCACGGTGCTGGCACTGGTTGCCTTCGATACCTCCCCTCCGGAAAGGAAACGGGAAGTGGCGATCTCCTCTAAGGGCCCTGCCCCTTCCTCTTCACTGGTGTCTGTCACCACTCAGACCCCGCCCCCTTCCTGGCAGATCTGGGACCTGATTGGCTCGAGTCTTCTTCACGtgctctgcctcctcctgctgttcctcGCCTACAGCTGGAGCGAGCTCACGTAA
- the lrch1 gene encoding leucine-rich repeat and calponin homology domain-containing protein 1 isoform X1 yields the protein MATLGPESARPPPLAQLVSGIQAPLGNLPPSRGLERALEEAEASGSLSLSARKLKEFPRTANNHDLADTVEADLSKNRLSDVPSEVCHLVALESLSLYHNCIRTIPDSIISLQSLTSLNLSRNQLCSLPSCLCNLPLRVLNASNNKLVNLPEAIGQLHHLMELDISCNEITALPRHIGRLKALRELNVRRNLLCVLPEDLAALPLVKFDFSCNKVSTIPVCYRKMKQLQSLQLENNPLQSPPAQICIKGKVHIFKYLSMEACRSDKMPDALYLPVIERLSLTRAGAGSVEDMEQQRKQDSDSGVGSDNGDKRLSATEPSDEDSLSLNVPMSHITEEEGICKDDSSEHISSLTADSACNSVRLIEESPTEALKDQINYRDSALSTRFVNYIKGRTAADYDEPLRIEEDSHWPTDQMSKVTGGSMELDMIHQLKEAVELLQDPSRASTEHDDGSGVQLYPVEMVTVEESLNGQDSDDGVSTPKRHDRHPACGPPSFSSPVFGLKPRSAPPSLPCSPPTSCLAPFLLSQASPLHKDSAGQDGGVHGRVFLRSHKSLESVDPQFTIRRKMEQLREELELTEHLRDSIESRLKVVLPEDLGSSLMDGVVLCHLANHIRPRSVGSIHVPSPAVPKLSMAKCRRNVENFLEACRKIGVPQSSLCSPYDIIQCRLQPLSVTVLALVAFDTSPPERKREVAISSKGPAPSSSLVSVTTQTPPPSWQIWDLIGSSLLHVLCLLLLFLAYSWSELT from the exons acCTCTCGAAGAACAGACTGTCCGACGTCCCCTCAGAGGTCTGTCACCTGGTGGCTTTAGAGAGCCTCAGTCTCTACCACAACTGCATCAGGACCATCCCCGACTCCATCATCAGCCTGCAGTCCCTCACATCACTCAACcttag tcgTAACCAGCTGTGCTCGCTGCCCTCCTGTCTGTGTAATCTCCCTCTGAGGGTCTTGAACGCCTCCAACAACAAACTGGTGAATCTGCCCGAGGCCATCGGACAGCTGCACCACCTCATGGAGCTG gacatCAGCTGTAACGAGATCACGGCTCTTCCTCGTCACATCGGCAGACTCAAAGCTCTGAGAGAACTCAACGTGCGCAGGAACCTGCTCTGCGTCCTGCCGGAGG accTGGCTGCTCTCCCACTGGTGAAGTTCGACTTCTCCTGTAACAAAGTGTCCACCATCCCCGTCTGCTACAGGAAGATGAAGCAGCTTCAGTCTCTACAGCTGGAGAACAACCCTCTGCAGAGCCCCCctgcacag ATCTGCATTAAAGGTAAAGTGCACATCTTTAAGTACCTGAGCATGGAGGCGTGTCGCAGTGACAAGATGCCGGACGCTCTCTACCTGCCCGTCATCGAGAGACTCAGCCTCACACGGGCCGGCGCCGGCAG tgtggaGGACatggagcagcagaggaaacaggaCAGCGACTCCGGAGTCGGCAGCGACAACGGAGACAAAAGACTGTCTGCTACTGAG CCGTCGGATGAAGACAGTCTGAGTCTCAACGTCCCGATGAGCcacatcacagaggaggaggggatcTGTAAAGACGACTCCAGTGAACACATCAGTTCCCTcacag CAGACTCAGCCTGCAACTCGGTGCGTCTGATCGAGGAGAGTCCTACGGAGGCCCTGAAAGACCAAATCAACTACAGAGACTCGGCCCTCAGCACACGCTTCGTCAACTACATCAAG ggtcgGACAGCAGCAGACTATGACGAGCCTCTGAGGATAGAGGAAGACTCACACTGGCCCACAGATCAAAT GTCAAAGGTGACGGGGGGCAGCATGGAGCTGGATATGATCCACCAGCTGAAGGAGgctgtggagctgctgcaggatcCCAGCCG aGCGAGCACGGAGCATGACGATGGGTCTGGAGTTCAGCTCTACCCAGTGGAGATGGTCACTGTGGAGGAGTCTCTCAA TGGGCAGGACAGCGATGACGGCGTCAGCACACCGAAG cgACATGACAGACATCCGGCCTGCGGACCCCCGTCTTTCTCCAGCCCTGTGTTCGGACTTAAGCCCCGCTCAG CCCCACCCTCGCTGCCCTGCTCGCCACCTACTTCCTGTCTcgcccccttcctcctctcgcAGGCCTCCCCCCTCCATAAAGATTCAGCGGGTCAGGATGGAGGCGTCCACGGCCGCG TGTTCCTGAGGAGCCACAAGAGTCTGGAGTCGGTGGATCCTCAGTTCACGATCAGGAGGAAGATGGAGCAGCTGAGGGAAGAGCTGGAGCTCACCGAGCATCTGAGAGAC AGCATAGAGAGCCGTCTGAAGGTTGTTCTCCCTGAAGACCTGGGTTCCTCCCTGATGGACGGCGTGGTTCTCTGCCATCTGGCCAATCACATCCGCCCTCGCTCCGTGGGCAGCATCCACGTCCCCTCCCCCGCCGTG CCCAAACTCAGCATGGCCAAGTGTCGGAGAAATGTGGAGAACTTTCTGGAGGCCTGCAGGAAGATCGGGGTCCCACAG TCGTCCCTCTGCTCACCCTATGACATCATCCAGTGTCGCCTGCAGCCGCTCAGCGTCACGGTGCTGGCACTGGTTGCCTTCGATACCTCCCCTCCGGAAAGGAAACGGGAAGTGGCGATCTCCTCTAAGGGCCCTGCCCCTTCCTCTTCACTGGTGTCTGTCACCACTCAGACCCCGCCCCCTTCCTGGCAGATCTGGGACCTGATTGGCTCGAGTCTTCTTCACGtgctctgcctcctcctgctgttcctcGCCTACAGCTGGAGCGAGCTCACGTAA
- the LOC134867697 gene encoding E3 SUMO-protein ligase ZBED1-like: MASGSTEPDPAGLVSKRKYTSVVWDYFGFKKEDVAQCQVLCKTCLVRVGTSRGNTTNLYQHLKTQHKTVYDRCMATKSSSVQNNPSKVNRQGSLTELFEGVTPYERSSKRHTEITKAVTQCIAKDMMAVNTVTKLGFNNLVTTLDKRYKMPSRTYFSQTALPELHMQCRQKVAADLKAVEFFAATTDMWSSRTAEPYQSLTVHYISEDLHLEARSLQTAYFPEDHTGENIAAGLREGLACWDLTEDNLVCITTDNASNMVKAAQLNEWTRLQCFGHRLHLAIENAIKDDRVSRAIGQCRKLVGHFSHSWKKKAALTEAQKELKLPEHSLITECPTRWGSKEKMIARVLEQMTAISKVLLGDRHARPLIPTWQDAAVLKSIHKALHPLSEFTDALSGEEYVSISYLKPVLHLLATSVLAEDAEDTDLTRSIKTKVLAYLNDKYSDLITQELLDVASFMDPRFKTQYISADNLPAIKARLKTEMVESARRTHNQEKRSRTETAQNSPSAQASGGKAKKSLGSLFKTSVASSALPLPLEDVVEAELNSYLLSPVIDGEDDPLAWWKVHNIHFPRLCKMARKYLCVPATSAPSERLFSTGGNIGTCTRSSLKPAKVDMLVFLAKNLEL; this comes from the exons atggcctcaggctcaaCAGAACCAGACCCTGCGGGGCTAGtttcaaagaggaaatacacatcagtcGTGTGGGACTATTTCGGTTTTAAGAAAGAAGATGTTGCACAGTGTCAGGTACTGTGTAAAACCTGCCTGGTCAGAGTTGGTACATCACGGGGCAACACTACCAATTTGTACCAGCACCTAAAAACGCAGCACAAAACAGTGTATGATAGATGTATGGCTACAAAATCAAGCAGTGTGCAGAATAATCCTAGTAAAGTTAATCGGCAAGGATCACTGACCGAACTGTTTGAAGGTGTTACGCCATATGAACGCAGTTCAAAGCGGCACACGGAAATTACCAAAGCAGTAACCCAATGCATCGCGAAAGACATGATGGCCGTCAATACGGTGACCAAGCTTGGGTTCAATAATTTGGTAACTACGCTGGATAAGAGGTACAAAATGCCCTCCCGCACGTATTTTAGTCAGACTGCCCTTCCGGAGCTACATATGCAGTGTAGGCAGAAAGTAGCAGCGGACTTGAaggctgtggagttttttgcgGCTACAACAGACATGTGGTCAAGCCGTACAGCGGAGCCTTATCAAAGCCTTACGGTCCATTATATCTCTGAAGACCTCCACCTCGAAGCTCGCAGCCTTCAAACGGCCTACTTCCCCGAAGACCACACAGGCGAAAACATTGCTGCTGGCCTGAGAGAGGGGCTTGCGTGCTGGGATCTCACTGAAGACAACCTTGTCTGCATAACGACGGACAACGCGTCAAATATGGTGAAAGCAGCACAGCTGAACGAATGGACCAGACTCCAGTGTTTCGGACACAGATTACATCTTGCTATTG aaaaTGCAATCAAAGATGATAGAGTATCCAGAGCAATAGGGCAGTGCAGGAAGTTGGTGGGGCACTTCTCCCACAGTTGGAAGAAAAAGGCAGCGCTCACTGAGGCACAGAAGGAGCTTAAGCTTCCTGAGCACTCTCTCATTACTGAGTGCCCTACAAGATGGGGgtccaaagagaaaatgattgccAGAGTGCTGGAACAGATGACAGCCATATCAAAGGTATTGTTAGGTGACCGACATGCACGCCCCCTCATCCCAACCTGGCAGGATGCTGCCGTGTTGAAGTCCATTCATAAGGCACTGCATCCTCTCTCCGAATTTACTGATGCTCTTTCTGGAGAGGAGTATGTGAGCATCTCCTACCTCAAGCCAGTTCTCCATCTTCTGGCAACATCAGTCTTGGCTGAAGATGCTGAGGACACTGATCTGACTAGATCAATTAAAACCAAGGTCCTGGCTTACCTCAACGACAAGTATAGTGACCTCATCACCCAGGAGCTTTTGGATGTTGCGTCTTTCATGGACCCTAGGTTCAAAACGCAATACATCAGCGCAGACAACCTTCCTGCCATTAAGGCCCGACTGAAGACAGAAATGGTGGAATCAGCAAGACGTACACATAATCAG GAGAAGAGGTCTCGCACTGAAACCGCTCAAAATTCTCCAAGTGCACAGGCCTCTGGGGGAAAGGCAAAGAAGTCTCTTGGtagtctttttaaaaccagtgtGGCCTCTTCAGCTTTGCCTCTGCCACTTGAAGATGTCGTGGAGGCAGAGTTGAATAGTTACCTGTTGAGCCCTGTCATTGACGGAGAGGATGATCCCTTAGCCTGGTGGAAGGTGCACAACATTCACTTTCCACGACTGTGCAAGATGGCCCGCAAATATCTATGTGTGCCAGCCACAAGTGCCCCCTCAGAGCGTTTGTTCAGCACTGGAGGGAATATAGGTACTTGCACTCGCTCATCCTTAAAGCCAGCAAAAGTTGATATGCTGGTCTTCCTAGCAAAAAACCTTGAGCTATGA